In one Lolium rigidum isolate FL_2022 chromosome 3, APGP_CSIRO_Lrig_0.1, whole genome shotgun sequence genomic region, the following are encoded:
- the LOC124701530 gene encoding serine/threonine-protein phosphatase PP2A-4 catalytic subunit-like codes for MEPMSVDSSGGGGLDAQIEQLMQCRPLPEQEVKALCEKAKEILMEESNVQPVKSPVTICGDIHGQFHDLVELFRIGGKCPDTNYLFMGDYVDRGYYSVETVSLLVALKVRHPHRITILRGNHESRQITQVYGFYDECLRKYGNASVWKIFTDLFDYFPLTALVESEIFCLHGGLSPSIENLDSVRSLDRVQEVPHEGPMCDLLWSDPDDRCGWGISPRGAGYTFGQDISEQFNHTNNLKLVARAHQLVMEGYNWAHEQKVVTIFSAPNYCYRCGNMASILEVDDCNSHSFIQFEPAPRRGEPDVTRRTPDYFL; via the exons aTGGAGCCCATGAGCGTggacagcagcggcggcggcggcctggacgCGCAGATCGAGCAGCTCATGCAGTGCCGCCCGCTCCCCGAGCAAGAG GTCAAAGCGCTATGCGAGAAGGCTAAGGAGATATTGATGGAGGAGAGCAATGTTCAG CCAGTCAAAAGCCCAGTGACAATTTGCGGTGACATTCACGGACAATTCCATGACCTTGTTGAGCTTTTCCGGATTGGCGGCAAG TGTCCAGATACCAATTATTTGTTCATGGGGGACTATGTAGATCGTGGCTACTACTCTGTTGAGACTGTTTCT CTCTTGGTAGCACTGAAGGTGCGCCACCCACACCGGATTACAATCCTTCGTGGAAACCATGAGAGTCGACAG ATCACACAGGTGTATGGATTCTATGATGAATGCTTACGAAA GTATGGCAATGCAAGTGTATGGAAGATATTCACAGATCTTTTTGATTATTTTCCATTGACAGCGCTG GTGGAATCTGAAATTTTCTGCCTCCATGGTGGTTTGTCTCCGTCCATTGAGAATCTTGATAGTGTGCGTAGCTTAGATCGTGTCCAAGAGGTTCCACACGAGGGGCCTATGTGCGATCTCCTATGGTCTGATCCAGACGATCGATGTGGTTGGGGCATATCTCCTCGTGGTGCTGGCTACACTTTTGGACAG GACATATCTGAACAATTCAATCacaccaacaatctcaaacttgtaGCTCGGGCTCATCAGTTAGTTATGGAGGGATATAACTGGGCTCAT GAACAAAAGGTTGTTACCATATTCAGTGCTCCGAACTATTGTTACAGATGTGGCAACATGGCATCCATTCTGGAAGTTGATGACTGCAACAGCCACTCGTTTATCCAG TTTGAGCCAGCCCCTAGGCGAGGTGAGCCAGATGTGACCCGGAGAACGCCTGATTACTTCCTTTGA